A portion of the Calothrix sp. 336/3 genome contains these proteins:
- the sds gene encoding solanesyl diphosphate synthase has product MTPATSLFSPVEADLQILADNLKQLVGNRHPILYAAAEHLFGAGGKRVRPAIVLLISRATMIDTDITLRHRRLAEITEMIHTASLVHDDVVDESEVRRGVPTVHSLFGNRIAVLAGDFLFAQSSWYLANLDNLEVVKLLSEVIMDLAAGEIQQGLNRFDTSTSIETYLQKSYYKTASLIANSAKAAGVISDVSRETTENLYTYGRNLGLAFQIVDDILDFTSSTDTLGKPAFSDLKSGHLTAPVLFALEEKPYLEILIDREFAQEGDFEQAMILIQDSQGIQRARELAAHHAKLAVEYIADLPISESRQALINMTDYVLSRLY; this is encoded by the coding sequence ATGACCCCAGCTACCTCCCTTTTTTCCCCTGTGGAAGCAGACCTGCAAATACTAGCAGATAATCTCAAACAGCTAGTTGGGAACCGCCATCCCATCCTCTATGCGGCAGCCGAGCATCTATTCGGGGCTGGGGGAAAACGTGTTCGACCGGCGATTGTTCTGCTGATATCGCGAGCGACGATGATTGATACAGATATTACTCTACGTCACCGTCGTCTAGCAGAAATTACGGAGATGATTCATACTGCTAGTCTGGTGCATGACGATGTAGTTGATGAATCGGAAGTTCGTCGTGGAGTACCCACAGTACATAGTTTGTTTGGTAATCGTATAGCAGTATTGGCTGGAGATTTTCTATTTGCTCAGTCTTCTTGGTACTTAGCAAATTTAGACAATTTAGAAGTTGTCAAATTGCTATCAGAAGTGATTATGGATTTAGCCGCAGGAGAGATTCAACAAGGGTTGAATCGCTTTGATACTAGTACATCCATAGAGACTTACTTGCAGAAAAGTTATTACAAGACGGCATCATTAATTGCCAACAGTGCAAAAGCTGCGGGCGTGATTAGTGATGTGTCGCGTGAAACAACGGAAAATCTTTACACTTATGGGCGAAATCTCGGTTTAGCCTTTCAAATTGTCGATGATATCTTAGACTTTACAAGCTCAACAGATACCTTGGGCAAGCCAGCTTTTTCTGACCTCAAAAGTGGTCATTTGACTGCACCAGTATTATTTGCTTTGGAAGAAAAGCCTTACTTAGAAATTCTGATAGATCGAGAATTTGCTCAGGAAGGAGATTTTGAGCAAGCGATGATCTTAATTCAAGATAGCCAAGGTATCCAGCGAGCCAGGGAACTTGCTGCCCATCATGCCAAATTAGCTGTGGAATACATAGCCGATTTACCCATATCAGAGTCCCGTCAAGCCTTAATCAACATGACTGATTATGTTCTCAGTCGCCTTTATTAG
- the hetZ gene encoding heterocyst differentiation protein HetZ produces MNSAATTTIQGENSIGVEAIYQFLFQELRQSTKASEPNCHDVAMRVAAEVYRICSESKRIQASGSIESSAFSLAKHRLQQCLKYYQLGSNRGRVELHSTLSAIIYRYINPPQRQLSYQGRLTVIEDFLQSFYLEALNAFRRENQLTSSYRPQTLLELSEYMAFTERYGKRRIPLPGRQQQLIILRAQTFSQQQPPENCVDIEQAAEGSGNEGDGSWEDPAVQQLRSAMATQAEPEPQEDTLRSVVVTELMSYLEERQQNDCADYFALRLQDLSAQEIESILGLTPRQRDYLQQRFKYHLIRFALLHRWELVHEWLEADLHTNLGLTPQQWQIYTEKLDEKQRSLLELKQQGHTDEKIAKTLGLSMAQLQKRWFKILEQAWEIRNSLVSGSGT; encoded by the coding sequence ATGAATTCAGCCGCAACCACAACAATTCAGGGAGAAAATTCTATCGGCGTGGAGGCGATATATCAATTCCTATTCCAAGAACTTCGACAATCAACCAAAGCATCAGAGCCAAATTGCCATGATGTGGCAATGCGAGTTGCCGCCGAAGTATACCGGATATGCAGTGAGAGTAAACGTATCCAAGCTTCCGGCTCCATAGAAAGTTCTGCCTTCAGCCTCGCCAAGCATCGGCTGCAACAGTGTCTCAAATATTACCAGCTAGGTTCTAATCGAGGCAGGGTGGAGTTACACAGTACCCTGAGTGCGATTATTTATCGCTATATCAACCCACCTCAAAGACAATTAAGTTATCAAGGGCGACTCACTGTCATTGAGGACTTCCTCCAAAGTTTTTATCTAGAAGCATTAAATGCTTTCCGGAGAGAAAACCAACTTACTTCTTCCTATCGTCCCCAAACGCTGTTAGAACTGTCCGAGTACATGGCATTCACCGAGCGCTATGGCAAGCGACGCATTCCCCTACCAGGAAGGCAACAACAGTTAATTATTCTGCGGGCACAAACTTTTTCTCAGCAGCAACCACCTGAAAACTGTGTAGACATTGAACAAGCGGCGGAAGGTAGTGGCAACGAAGGTGACGGTTCTTGGGAAGATCCGGCAGTACAACAGCTACGTAGTGCTATGGCAACCCAAGCGGAACCAGAACCCCAGGAAGACACCCTACGTTCTGTAGTCGTCACAGAGTTAATGAGTTATCTCGAAGAACGCCAGCAAAATGACTGTGCTGACTACTTTGCCCTACGTTTACAAGATTTATCGGCTCAAGAAATTGAGTCCATCCTGGGATTAACCCCCCGTCAGAGGGATTACTTACAACAACGTTTTAAGTACCATTTAATTCGGTTTGCTTTATTGCACCGTTGGGAATTAGTTCATGAATGGTTAGAAGCTGATTTACACACGAACCTGGGTTTAACACCCCAGCAGTGGCAAATTTATACAGAGAAACTTGACGAAAAACAAAGGTCTTTATTAGAACTAAAGCAACAGGGACATACCGACGAGAAAATAGCTAAAACCCTAGGCTTATCAATGGCACAGCTACAAAAACGGTGGTTTAAAATTCTTGAACAAGCCTGGGAAATTCGTAACTCTTTAGTATCCGGATCAGGTACATGA
- a CDS encoding DUF3488 and DUF4129 domain-containing transglutaminase family protein, protein MNKFLRLPWGERWKPNLRQSPVIETEESILLRILVLALVVVGVVATDIAAQTSSSFWAVPLSLVGAVWSYHSRHSSNVPVKFCIAIGMLMALGVFLGRLLGELNDTRLALAQLLIQLQVLHSFDMPRRKDLGYSILIGLILLGVAATLSQTLEFAPLLLIFLAIAIPTLVLDYRSRLGLTAVKGKGEESKGKNSPIRLLPSYFILFPLVVVLGLGIFAVLPRFPSYQLRTFPVSAPINIQGDFTGRTIVNPGYVRQGNPNNPGNSGVNQGNGGTNPGEPGKIDDSSYYGFSSQMNQNLRGEMKPKEVMRVRSQSEGFWRVLAFDRYTGKGWEISRNEQVKTVKRSPWSYQIFLDLPGTIAKTKEIIQTYTVVADLPNLVPALASPKEIYFPTPMLAMDTEGGLRSPVGLSEGMTYSVISEVPYRDRTQLGTAPTKYPKSIQKYYLQIPEAIADKVRQRTEEILANYNRERVAKSNKALTSPYEKALYLAQYVKQNYHIPENPLDLPYLGEKDDLVDTFLFKQKGGYPDHFSTVLTVMLRSIGIPARLVAGFASGEFNPFTGMYVVRNTDAYVMTEVYFPKYGWFAFDPIPNHPLIPPSVEDIETFSVLRQFWNWVAGWLPSPVAGWFNYVFGAIFNGLGKIITWFLKLFTQGWFGIITVFLAATTVAFIAWLIWQGWRELSYRQTLRKLPAMEKLYQQMLRWESTKGFRKHSAQTPLEYSKAAYQHHTSEIAEVIEEICQAYVSWRYGDNKPDMGRLQYRWQKVVQKKS, encoded by the coding sequence ATGAATAAATTTTTGCGTCTACCTTGGGGTGAGAGATGGAAGCCAAATCTGCGCCAATCACCTGTGATAGAAACAGAAGAATCAATTCTCTTAAGGATACTAGTACTAGCCTTGGTAGTTGTGGGAGTTGTGGCGACAGATATTGCCGCACAGACAAGTTCTAGTTTTTGGGCAGTACCCTTAAGTTTAGTGGGTGCGGTGTGGAGCTACCATAGTCGCCACAGTTCTAATGTTCCCGTCAAGTTTTGTATCGCCATTGGGATGTTAATGGCACTGGGTGTTTTCTTGGGGCGATTACTAGGGGAACTAAATGATACTCGACTAGCTTTGGCACAGTTGTTAATCCAACTCCAGGTATTACACAGTTTTGATATGCCTCGGCGGAAGGATTTGGGGTATTCAATTCTGATTGGATTGATTTTGTTGGGTGTGGCAGCAACCCTGAGTCAAACTTTAGAGTTTGCGCCCCTGTTGCTGATATTTTTGGCGATCGCCATACCAACTCTAGTTCTAGATTACCGTTCTCGATTGGGTTTAACGGCAGTCAAGGGTAAGGGGGAAGAAAGCAAGGGGAAGAATTCTCCCATCAGATTGTTGCCTTCCTACTTCATTTTGTTTCCCCTAGTAGTAGTCCTTGGTCTAGGGATATTCGCGGTTTTACCTCGTTTTCCTAGCTACCAACTACGGACGTTTCCTGTGAGTGCGCCCATTAATATCCAGGGAGACTTTACTGGACGGACAATTGTCAATCCGGGTTATGTACGTCAGGGAAATCCCAATAATCCCGGTAATAGTGGCGTTAATCAAGGTAATGGGGGTACTAATCCTGGGGAACCTGGGAAAATAGATGATAGTTCCTATTACGGCTTCAGCAGCCAAATGAACCAGAACCTGCGGGGAGAAATGAAACCCAAAGAAGTGATGCGAGTGCGATCGCAATCAGAAGGGTTTTGGCGAGTTTTGGCTTTTGATAGATATACGGGTAAGGGTTGGGAGATTTCCCGCAATGAACAGGTAAAGACAGTTAAGCGCTCTCCTTGGTCTTACCAAATCTTCCTGGATTTACCTGGTACTATTGCTAAAACAAAAGAGATAATTCAGACTTACACCGTAGTTGCTGATTTACCTAACTTAGTTCCTGCTTTAGCAAGTCCCAAGGAAATTTACTTTCCCACCCCGATGTTAGCCATGGATACGGAAGGGGGATTGCGATCGCCAGTGGGGTTATCGGAGGGGATGACTTATAGCGTGATTTCCGAAGTTCCCTACCGCGATCGCACTCAACTAGGTACAGCACCAACCAAATACCCTAAGAGTATTCAGAAATATTATCTACAGATTCCAGAGGCGATCGCCGATAAAGTTCGCCAACGTACAGAAGAGATTTTGGCAAATTACAACCGAGAAAGGGTTGCCAAGTCAAATAAAGCTTTAACATCACCCTACGAAAAGGCTTTATACCTAGCTCAATACGTCAAGCAAAATTATCACATTCCTGAAAATCCCCTAGACTTACCCTATTTGGGCGAAAAAGATGACCTCGTGGATACCTTCCTCTTTAAGCAGAAAGGAGGTTATCCAGACCATTTTTCCACAGTCTTAACAGTAATGCTGCGTTCCATTGGCATTCCTGCACGCTTAGTCGCAGGTTTCGCATCGGGAGAGTTTAACCCCTTTACTGGAATGTATGTTGTCCGTAACACAGATGCTTACGTGATGACAGAAGTTTACTTTCCCAAATATGGCTGGTTTGCCTTTGACCCTATTCCCAATCATCCCCTAATTCCTCCCTCTGTGGAAGACATAGAGACATTTAGTGTCCTCCGGCAATTCTGGAATTGGGTGGCAGGATGGCTACCTTCACCCGTTGCTGGTTGGTTCAATTATGTGTTTGGAGCAATATTTAATGGGTTGGGTAAAATTATCACCTGGTTCTTGAAGCTATTTACCCAAGGATGGTTCGGTATTATCACCGTCTTTTTAGCCGCAACTACAGTAGCATTTATCGCTTGGCTGATATGGCAAGGATGGCGCGAATTATCTTACCGCCAGACTTTACGCAAATTACCAGCAATGGAAAAACTGTATCAACAGATGCTTCGGTGGGAAAGTACCAAGGGATTCCGCAAGCACTCGGCTCAAACTCCCCTAGAATACAGCAAAGCTGCCTATCAGCATCATACATCCGAGATTGCTGAGGTGATTGAGGAAATCTGCCAAGCTTATGTTAGCTGGCGATACGGTGATAACAAACCTGACATGGGTAGACTTCAGTATAGATGGCAGAAAGTCGTGCAAAAAAAATCCTGA
- a CDS encoding response regulator, translating into MSRTPISSYRFFQKLHPLSLLAQLTGRRATGCLRVFTDTVTWSIYIEEGKLTYASSSEQLFERLDACLRRLSQQVSTLHNANILQMRLMYEPRQEHESLVYSDYQAICWLVSQGYINPPQAAILIDELAKEVIESFLILKEGSYEFYRETPLDDLPKFCRLDIRLLVEHCQNQLKNRQQNNENNQIPNVAGISTSQIGLPSPQIITEERQKETPLAASDGGAETTSKASQSQSLYTVACIDDSLTVLNSIRHFLDENTFDVVMINDPVKALMQILRSKPDLILLDVEMPNLDGYELCSLLRRHSHFKHTPIIMVTGRTGFIDRAKAKMVRSSGYLTKPFTQSELLKMIFKHVE; encoded by the coding sequence ATGAGTAGAACTCCTATCAGTAGCTACAGGTTTTTTCAAAAGTTACATCCTCTATCCTTATTGGCACAACTAACAGGAAGACGCGCTACGGGCTGCCTACGTGTGTTTACTGATACGGTTACTTGGTCTATTTACATAGAAGAAGGAAAGCTCACCTATGCTTCATCTTCGGAGCAGCTATTTGAGCGTTTGGATGCTTGTCTTCGTCGTCTCAGTCAGCAAGTTTCCACATTGCACAATGCCAATATTTTACAGATGCGCTTAATGTATGAGCCGCGTCAAGAGCATGAATCCTTGGTTTATTCAGATTATCAAGCAATTTGCTGGCTCGTAAGTCAGGGATATATTAACCCTCCTCAAGCGGCAATATTAATTGATGAATTAGCAAAAGAAGTCATAGAATCTTTCTTGATTTTGAAAGAAGGCAGCTATGAATTCTATAGGGAAACACCCTTGGATGATTTACCAAAATTCTGTCGCTTAGATATTAGACTATTAGTTGAACACTGCCAAAATCAACTCAAGAATCGTCAGCAAAATAACGAGAATAATCAGATTCCCAATGTTGCGGGGATATCGACATCTCAGATAGGTTTGCCAAGTCCTCAGATAATTACAGAAGAGAGGCAAAAAGAAACACCTTTAGCAGCTTCTGATGGTGGAGCCGAAACAACAAGTAAAGCATCCCAGAGTCAAAGTTTATATACCGTAGCTTGCATAGATGATAGTCTAACAGTATTAAATTCCATTAGACATTTTTTGGATGAAAATACTTTCGATGTGGTTATGATTAATGACCCAGTTAAAGCATTAATGCAGATTCTCCGGAGTAAACCAGATTTAATTTTGTTAGATGTAGAAATGCCTAATCTGGACGGTTATGAGCTATGTTCACTATTGAGAAGGCATTCACATTTTAAACATACTCCTATTATTATGGTGACTGGCAGAACAGGATTTATTGATAGGGCGAAAGCCAAGATGGTAAGGTCTTCTGGTTATTTAACAAAGCCATTTACCCAATCAGAACTATTAAAAATGATATTTAAGCACGTTGAATAA
- a CDS encoding PleD family two-component system response regulator: protein MDITLVGTILIVEDSPSELELMSHFLGESDYKVIKATGAKDALEKIQENPPDVIVTDVVMPGMSGFELCRSLKKNPVTQGIPIIICSSKNQEIDRLWAMRQGADAYITKPYTREQLLRVIKSLTI from the coding sequence GTGGATATAACTTTGGTAGGTACAATTTTAATCGTTGAAGATTCCCCTAGTGAGTTGGAATTAATGAGTCATTTTCTGGGAGAAAGTGACTATAAAGTTATCAAAGCCACTGGTGCAAAGGATGCTTTAGAGAAAATTCAGGAAAATCCTCCCGATGTTATTGTCACAGACGTTGTGATGCCTGGTATGAGTGGATTTGAGTTATGTCGCTCCTTGAAAAAGAATCCTGTAACCCAGGGAATACCTATCATTATTTGTAGCTCCAAGAATCAGGAAATCGACCGTTTGTGGGCAATGCGACAGGGAGCAGATGCATATATCACAAAGCCTTATACCAGAGAACAATTGCTGCGTGTCATAAAATCATTGACTATCTAA
- a CDS encoding chemotaxis protein CheW produces MNTANINLARDTDVNNSGDGYLKFKLNSQTMAVLSMKSTQEAMVIPVEAVTAMPNMPPCILGLMNWRSRIIWTIDLPRMLNLEPLDLRFRQYSVIIVRYESFLLGLIVQEIQGTAKFIPEEIRSPLGQVTASLVPYLRGCIVQQKDIWLVLDAQAIVQSSILYEN; encoded by the coding sequence ATGAATACAGCAAACATCAACTTGGCAAGAGATACCGACGTAAATAATAGTGGAGATGGTTATCTCAAATTTAAGTTAAATTCACAAACTATGGCTGTTTTGTCAATGAAATCAACCCAAGAAGCCATGGTAATTCCGGTGGAAGCAGTGACAGCAATGCCAAATATGCCTCCTTGCATTTTGGGTTTGATGAATTGGCGTAGTCGGATAATTTGGACAATAGATTTGCCAAGGATGCTGAATTTAGAACCTTTAGATTTAAGGTTTAGGCAGTATAGTGTGATTATTGTGAGATATGAATCATTTTTATTAGGTTTAATAGTTCAAGAAATTCAGGGTACGGCTAAATTTATTCCTGAGGAAATTCGTTCTCCCCTAGGGCAGGTGACTGCAAGTTTAGTTCCCTATTTGCGGGGATGTATTGTACAGCAAAAAGATATTTGGCTTGTATTAGATGCCCAAGCTATCGTGCAATCATCTATTCTTTATGAAAATTAG
- a CDS encoding methyl-accepting chemotaxis protein, whose protein sequence is MFNQTDTPQSSNLDNGKSRTIPGSITENPGSFVDDKTFDDNSNLSLPQRFTKAFKRLSLTTKATVLAIAIGTIPVLGIGILAYSLANKSMTAKISQIQQAEAQGLADKVNRFMVERYADIQTLANLRILTNNKVKSAITNTEKQEQLEQFIQSYKVYDSIAVFDLQGNPILQTQGDTLGNHSDREYFQAAKNSNRPYISQPEVSKSSQNISIYLAAPVKDSVTRETIAIVRARMPVQSLDDIVKNYAQNQQEYHLIDSRGNFFLATEKQQIGRSAIQDFPGLDNLVKAKKEETFVTVDKSDGKKQLVSYVDRKLDGLPDLQWQVILARDTDNAFSAQSQLLWAIALGTGLTTISVAAIAAWLARKATQPILNATAAVVKLGEGELSTRIELDSEDEIGLLSENINHMAQQLQVLIAEQEQEAEQVKCIADMTLRIRRSLQADDIYQTSVREIRTLLKTDRVIVYKLDPETWEGVVVAESVSVNFPKILGAEIYDPCFREKHLEAYQNKQVRAISNIYEEHNLSNAECYIQILEQFAVKANLVAPILFREQLLGLLIAHHCDSPRIWQPSEIEVFKQLAIQIGYAIEQAKLLEEVEAARQIAEKSSVDERQQKEALQMQLLELLSNVEGAASGDLTVRADVTTGEIGTVADFFNSIVESLRDIVTQVKFTATQVNQAVGSNSEAIRQLAETALNQANEINYTLDAVEQMSKSMTAIAHNAEQAAEVARNASTTANQSGQAMDLTVQNIVHLRSTVGETAKKVKRLGESTQQISRVVALINQISMQTNLLAINAGIEAARAGEEGQGFAVVAEEVGELAARSAAATKEIEQIVENIQRETTDVVQAMEVGVAQVVEGTRIVEDAKSSLSQILDVSRQIDDLVQSISLATNQGVETSQIVSKLMQQIAENSQYTSASSHQVSESLQETVDISRQLQDVVGTFKVS, encoded by the coding sequence ATGTTTAATCAAACAGATACTCCTCAAAGTAGTAATTTAGATAATGGCAAATCGCGGACTATACCTGGAAGCATTACTGAAAATCCAGGGAGTTTTGTTGACGATAAGACATTTGATGATAACAGTAACCTAAGTTTGCCGCAGCGCTTCACAAAAGCTTTCAAACGCTTAAGTTTAACCACAAAAGCCACTGTATTAGCGATCGCCATTGGTACGATACCTGTACTGGGAATCGGGATATTAGCCTATTCCTTAGCAAATAAATCGATGACAGCTAAGATTTCCCAAATTCAGCAAGCGGAAGCCCAGGGGTTAGCAGATAAAGTCAACCGTTTTATGGTTGAACGCTATGCAGATATTCAGACGTTAGCAAATTTACGTATATTAACTAACAATAAAGTTAAGTCAGCCATAACTAACACCGAGAAGCAAGAACAATTAGAACAATTTATCCAAAGTTATAAAGTATACGATAGTATTGCTGTCTTTGATTTGCAAGGCAATCCCATTTTGCAGACTCAGGGGGATACCTTAGGCAATCATAGCGATCGCGAATATTTTCAAGCTGCGAAAAATAGCAACCGCCCCTACATTAGTCAACCAGAAGTATCGAAATCTAGTCAAAATATCAGTATCTATCTAGCAGCACCTGTGAAGGATAGTGTGACAAGGGAAACTATTGCCATTGTGCGGGCAAGAATGCCAGTTCAATCTCTGGATGATATTGTAAAAAACTACGCCCAAAATCAGCAGGAATACCACTTAATCGATAGTAGGGGCAATTTTTTCCTGGCGACTGAGAAACAACAAATAGGTAGAAGTGCAATTCAAGATTTTCCTGGCTTGGATAACCTAGTCAAAGCCAAAAAAGAGGAAACTTTTGTCACTGTCGATAAAAGTGATGGCAAGAAGCAGCTAGTAAGTTATGTAGATCGGAAGTTAGATGGTTTACCCGATTTGCAGTGGCAGGTAATTCTTGCCAGGGATACAGACAATGCTTTTAGTGCTCAAAGTCAATTACTCTGGGCGATCGCCCTTGGAACCGGATTGACAACTATTAGCGTTGCCGCGATCGCTGCTTGGTTAGCCAGGAAAGCCACTCAACCGATTCTGAATGCGACTGCCGCAGTTGTCAAACTAGGTGAGGGCGAACTGAGTACGCGCATTGAATTAGATAGTGAAGATGAAATTGGCTTACTGAGTGAGAATATTAACCACATGGCACAGCAGTTACAGGTGCTGATTGCCGAACAAGAACAGGAAGCGGAACAAGTCAAATGTATTGCGGACATGACTTTACGGATTCGCCGCAGTTTACAGGCAGATGATATTTATCAAACCAGTGTTCGAGAAATCCGCACACTCCTGAAAACAGATAGAGTTATAGTTTACAAGCTTGATCCTGAAACTTGGGAAGGGGTTGTAGTTGCAGAATCCGTGAGTGTCAATTTCCCCAAAATTCTAGGAGCAGAAATTTATGATCCTTGCTTCCGGGAGAAACATCTAGAAGCATACCAAAATAAGCAAGTCAGAGCGATTAGCAATATCTACGAGGAGCATAATCTCAGCAACGCTGAATGTTATATCCAGATATTGGAACAATTTGCCGTCAAAGCAAATCTTGTCGCTCCAATTTTGTTCCGGGAGCAATTACTTGGATTACTCATTGCCCATCACTGCGACAGCCCCAGGATTTGGCAACCCTCAGAAATTGAAGTTTTCAAACAATTAGCGATTCAAATCGGTTACGCCATTGAACAAGCAAAACTGCTCGAAGAGGTGGAAGCAGCCAGACAAATTGCCGAAAAATCCTCCGTAGACGAGCGACAGCAAAAAGAAGCCCTGCAAATGCAGTTACTGGAACTTCTGAGCAACGTTGAGGGAGCAGCCAGTGGTGATTTAACTGTACGTGCGGATGTCACAACCGGGGAAATTGGTACGGTAGCTGACTTCTTCAACTCCATTGTGGAGAGTTTGCGAGATATTGTCACCCAAGTCAAATTTACTGCCACCCAGGTAAACCAAGCTGTGGGTAGTAACAGTGAAGCCATTCGCCAGCTAGCAGAAACAGCCCTCAACCAAGCAAATGAAATTAACTACACCTTGGATGCTGTCGAGCAAATGAGCAAATCCATGACAGCGATCGCCCATAATGCCGAACAAGCAGCTGAGGTAGCTCGTAATGCCAGTACAACTGCAAACCAAAGCGGACAGGCAATGGATTTAACTGTACAAAATATCGTCCATTTGCGATCGACAGTTGGGGAAACAGCCAAAAAAGTCAAACGTCTCGGTGAATCTACGCAACAAATTTCCCGTGTTGTCGCCCTGATTAACCAAATTTCCATGCAGACTAACTTACTGGCAATTAATGCCGGGATTGAAGCTGCCCGCGCCGGGGAAGAAGGACAAGGTTTTGCAGTTGTTGCTGAAGAAGTGGGAGAATTAGCTGCAAGAAGTGCGGCAGCAACCAAAGAAATTGAACAAATCGTAGAAAACATCCAACGGGAAACCACCGATGTGGTACAAGCCATGGAAGTGGGAGTTGCCCAGGTAGTCGAAGGTACAAGAATTGTGGAAGATGCTAAATCGAGCTTGAGCCAAATCTTAGATGTATCTCGACAAATTGATGACTTAGTGCAGTCGATCTCCTTAGCCACCAACCAAGGTGTAGAAACATCCCAGATAGTTAGTAAATTGATGCAACAAATTGCCGAAAATTCCCAGTACACCAGCGCATCTTCCCACCAGGTTTCCGAATCCTTACAGGAAACTGTGGATAT